A single Triticum dicoccoides isolate Atlit2015 ecotype Zavitan chromosome 2A, WEW_v2.0, whole genome shotgun sequence DNA region contains:
- the LOC119353366 gene encoding protein SRC2-like, producing the protein MAYRVLEVTLQSARNLKNVNLMSRLEVYAVATISGDPMTRQCTPPDPYGGRHPTWNTTLRFTVPPTAAAGASGCLHVLLRTERSLGDRDVGEVVVPLTEVLGLGGSFRDPRDLGPRPPQFAVYHVRRVHRPADTYGVLYLSYRLGGVVLPQPHPHAPHPHHDHAAAHEEDHVVAYPVAARPSFHHHQPYAYMPAPTLMPPPPPHSAQASSGSGAHMSSSPPSPRDYSGHMALHPPLSKAYGYGHLSMPPPLQASGHTATPPAPQRAAAGYNAAGSPWTNARNNGGADLGRMGLSAGDMMSDAAAYNAGYRAGMAREWSGVRGAAVY; encoded by the coding sequence ATGGCGTACAGGGTGCTGGAGGTGACCCTCCAGTCGGCCAGGAACCTCAAGAACGTCAACCTCATGTCGCGCCTCGAGGTGTACGCCGTCGCCACCATCTCCGGCGACCCCATGACGCGCCAGTGCACCCCGCCCGACCCCTACGGCGGCCGCCaccccacctggaacaccacgctcCGCTTCACCGTCCCGCCCACCGCCGCCGCGGGCGCCAGCGGctgcctccacgtcctcctccgcaCCGAGCGCTCCCTTGGCGACCGCGACGTCGGCGAGGTCGTCGTCCCGCTCACCGAGGTCCTCGGCCTCGGCGGCTCCTTCCGCGACCCGCGCGACCTCGGCCCCCGCCCGCCCCAGTTCGCCGTCTACCACGTCCGCAGGGTGCACCGCCCCGCCGACACCTACGGCGTGCTCTACCTCTCCTACCGCCTCGGCGGCGTCGTCCTGCCGCAGCCTCACCCTCATGCGCCGCACCCGCACCACGACCACGCTGCCGCTCACGAAGAAGACCACGTCGTCGCGTACCCGGTGGCGGCGCGGCCGTCGTTCCATCACCACCAGCCGTACGCCTACATGCCGGCCCCGACgctcatgccgccgccgccgccgcactccgcgCAGGCTTCTTCCGGTTCCGGTGCGCACATGTCGTCCTCGCCACCGTCTCCGCGGGATTATAGCGGGCATATGGCCCTGCATCCGCCGCTTTCAAAGGCTTACGGTTACGGGCACCTGTCGATGCCGCCGCCGCTCCAAGCCTCCGGGCACACGGCGACGCCCCCGGCGCCTCAAAGAGCAGCAGCCGGGTACAACGCAGCCGGCTCGCCGTGGACGAACGCGAGGAATAACGGCGGCGCTGACTTGGGCCGCATGGGGCTGAGCGCCGGCGACATGATGTCGGACGCCGCGGCGTACAACGCCGGGTACAGGGCCGGGATGGCCCGCGAGTGGAGCGGGGTCCGCGGGGCCGCCGTGTACTAG
- the LOC119357619 gene encoding protein SRC2-like — protein MAYRVLEVTLLSAKDLKSVNLITRMEVYAVATISGDPITRQCTPPDPHGGRNPTWNATLQFAVPPTAEEATGGCLHILLRVERIFGGDRDVGEVIVPLSEILSGVGHGADYGAHSMPQFASYQIRKVHRTEVRGLLYLTYRLGPVVLPEPHLEIPVDEWPVVAYPAKQVMPPPPPPPQAAWPGYVAAAPPAKPPAGYVAVPPPPPAKPAGYMDVPFSPEKAPGHTAWPSPIPYWYGPAPSPAKQEGHAAVPPSPKPSGYGTAPSPAKQEGHGAVPPSPNPYGYGTAPSPAKQEDRAAVPPATPKPSGYGTAPSPAKQEGHVAVPPSPKPAGGHVAVPPSHEPSGRVVSMPPSPKPVGRVVSMPPSSPKPSGQVMSMPPSPKPVERAVSMPP, from the coding sequence ATGGCGTACCGAGTGCTGGAGGTCACGCTCCTGTCAGCCAAGGACCTCAAGAGCGTGAACCTCATCACGCGCATGGAGGTGTACGCGGTGGCGACCATCTCCGGCGACCCCATCACGCGCCAGTGCACCCCGCCGGACCCGCACGGCGGCCGCAACCCGACCTGGAACGCCACGCTCCAGTTCGCCGTGCCGCCCACCGCCGAGGAGGCCACGGGCGGCTGCCTCCACATCCTCCTCCGCGTCGAGCGCATCTTCGGCGGCGACCGCGATGTCGGCGAGGTCATCGTGCCCCTCTCCGAGATCCTCTCCGGCGTCGGCCACGGCGCCGACTACGGCGCCCACAGCATGCCGCAGTTCGCGTCCTACCAGATCCGCAAGGTGCACCGCACCGAGGTGCGCGGCCTGCTCTACCTCACGTACCGTCTCGGCCCCGTCGTCCTGCCGGAGCCCCATCTGGAGATACCCGTCGACGAGTGGCCCGTCGTGGCGTACCCGGCGAAGCAggtgatgccgccgccgccgcctccaccgcaggCTGCTTGGCCCGGGTATGTGGCCGCGGCACCGCCGGCGAAACCACCTGCCGGCTACGTGGCTGTGCCCCCGCCTCCACCTGCAAAGCCGGCCGGCTACATGGATGTGCCGTTTTCGCCTGAGAAAGCACCCGGGCATACGGCATGGCCGTCTCCAATACCTTACTGGtacgggcccgcgccatcacctGCAAAGCAAGAAGGGCATGCCGCCGTGCCGCCGTCGCCGAAACCTTCTGGGTACGGGACCGCGCCATCGCCTGCAAAGCAAGAAGGGCATGGCGCCGTGCCGCCGTCTCCGAATCCTTATGGGTACGGGACCGCGCCGTCGCCTGCAAAGCAAGAAGATCGTGCGGCCGTGCCGCCGGCGACTCCAAAACCTTCTGGGTACGGGACCGCGCCATCGCCTGCAAAGCAAGAAGGGCATGTCGCCGTGCCGCCGTCTCCAAAGCCAGCCGGTGGACATGTCGCCGTGCCGCCGTCTCATGAGCCATCCGGTCGGGTGGTGTCCATGCCGCCTTCTCCAAAACCAGTCGGGCGTGTGGTGTCTATGCCACCGTCTTCTCCGAAACCATCCGGTCAGGTGATGTCCATGCCACCTTCTCCAAAGCCAGTGGAACGTGCGGTGTCCATGCCGCCG
- the LOC119353367 gene encoding vegetative cell wall protein gp1-like encodes MPPSQKPAGNVVSMPPPPPKPVERAVSMPPSQKPVGRVASMPPSPKPTEQHVSVPPSAKPAAQVAPPPSPKPSGYEAVPSPPKPAPHAAVPPSPKPSGHYTVPPSPTPAGHVATMPSSSPKPPVHAVPPSPKTSTHVTAVPPSPKPAGGHVSVPPSPMPSGGHVSRPPSPAPYGQVVSMPPAPKSAAQVAVLPPPKPANLPADHNPSMEFGWGLGAGLVSGAISGMLAGGNKGEPTAYAPQAAPLARSRQVSVSKTYGRDVYTH; translated from the coding sequence ATGCCGCCGTCTCAGAAACCGGCCGGAAATGTGGTGTCcatgcctccgccgccgccgaaacCAGTTGAACGCGCGGTGTCCATGCCGCCGTCCCAGAAACCAGTCGGGCGTGTGGCGTCCATGCCGCCGTCTCCAAAGCCAACCGAGCAGCATGTGTCCGTGCCGCCGTCTGCAAAACCAGCGGCACAAGTGGCCCCGCCACCGTCTCCCAAACCTTCTGGGTACGAGGCCGTGCCTTCTCCTCCGAAACCAGCACCACATGCGGCCGTGCCGCCGTCCCCGAAACCATCGGGTCATTACACCGTGCCGCCGTCTCCAACACCCGCCGGACATGTCGCTACCATGCCGTCGTCGTCTCCGAAACCACCTGTTCATGCGGTGCCACCATCTCCAAAGACAAGCACGCATGTGACGGCCGTGCCGCCGTCGCCAAAGCCAGCCGGCGGGCATGTGTCCGTGCCGCCGTCTCCAATGCCATCCGGCGGGCATGTGTCCAGGCCGCCGTCTCCAGCACCATACGGTCAGGTGGTGTCCATGCCGCCTGCTCCAAAATCAGCGGCCCAAGTGGCCGTGCTGCCGCCTCCAAAACCAGCCAACTTGCCGGCAGATCACAACCCCAGCATGGAGTTCGGGTGGGGGCTGGGCGCCGGCCTGGTCAGCGGCGCGATCAGCGGGATGCTGGCCGGCGGCAACAAAGGAGAACCGACGGCGTACGCACCACAAGCCGCTCCACTCGCCCGCAGCCGTCAAGTGTCTGTGTCTAAGACGTACGGCAGAGATGTTTACACGCACTAA